The Hymenobacter sp. 5317J-9 genome has a window encoding:
- a CDS encoding M1 family aminopeptidase: MKFLSHAAPTVALASLLLGTAACQRQPIPQTAAPVATPVSSVAARPLPPVEKGVSEALATARIQNISRVGYDLSLNIPASRAAPIEAVESVSFTLREALDPVQLDFKAPTANLHSLRVNGQTVEIDHRNEHLVLPAAALKVGRNVAEINFTAGEQSLNRNADYLYTLLVPDRARTVFPVFDQPDLKATFTLALTVPAGWKAVGNAPVRDSVLNVGPSPSKGYTFAPSDSISTYLFSFAAGKFTRVNRTLNGRSMTLLHRETDPTKLRPSLGPIFQLHADALQFMEQYTGIKYPFQKFDFVAIPDFQYGGMEHVGAIDYKASTMFLDEGATQDQVLARSNVVSHETAHMWFGDLVTMQWFNDVWMKEVFANFMADKITQVAVKNSNYDLKFVIDHYPAAYGIDRTAGANPIRQPLANLQDAGSLYGNIIYHKAPIMMRQLERLMGPEAFQAGLQEYLRKYAHGNATWPDLIGILDARTPADLQAWNQVWVNQPGRPVFSYRISGGHDQRYGLYVTQAAEDGSDRLWPQEFEVLVESASGEQQQVTVKMDGAEKGTRIPFLPKRIVFNSTGVGYGVFPVAPALLPDLTEIKSPVARAAAYVNLYENMLNGQAIKPLELLTMYRQALTREPEELNLKLLTGQASAIFWQFLSPARRAAVGPGLEQDLWAAMLKNPAANSKKLLFKTYQSVALTKAAQARLYDIWQAEKAPAGVKLTEDDYTALALALAVRDYPAAQPILPQQLTRIKNADRKQRLEFLMPALSPDAATRDTFFASLKDEKGRDKEAWVTSALGYLHHPLRQATSEKYLPASLDLLEEIQLTGDIFFPYSWLQATLGSYQTPTAAATVRSFLTAHPDYNPKLRAKLLQAADDLFRAEKLVR; the protein is encoded by the coding sequence ATGAAATTTCTTTCCCACGCTGCCCCGACTGTTGCGCTGGCTAGCCTCCTGCTCGGAACTGCGGCCTGCCAGCGCCAGCCTATCCCCCAAACCGCTGCGCCAGTGGCTACCCCGGTGTCGTCGGTGGCGGCGCGTCCCCTGCCACCGGTTGAGAAAGGCGTTTCCGAAGCTCTGGCCACGGCGCGCATACAGAACATCAGCCGCGTAGGCTACGACCTTAGCCTGAACATTCCGGCCTCGAGAGCTGCGCCCATCGAAGCCGTTGAGTCTGTGTCGTTCACGCTGCGCGAGGCGCTCGACCCGGTGCAGCTCGACTTCAAAGCGCCTACGGCCAACTTGCACAGCCTCCGGGTAAACGGGCAGACCGTTGAAATTGACCACCGCAACGAGCACCTCGTGCTGCCAGCCGCCGCACTGAAAGTGGGCCGCAACGTGGCCGAAATCAACTTTACGGCCGGCGAGCAGTCGCTCAACCGCAACGCCGACTACCTCTACACGCTGCTGGTGCCCGACCGCGCCCGCACCGTGTTTCCGGTGTTCGACCAGCCCGATTTGAAGGCCACGTTTACGCTGGCCCTCACGGTGCCCGCCGGTTGGAAAGCCGTGGGCAATGCGCCGGTGCGCGACTCGGTGCTCAACGTTGGTCCTAGTCCGTCCAAAGGCTACACCTTCGCCCCCTCCGACAGCATCAGCACCTACCTGTTTTCCTTCGCGGCGGGCAAGTTCACGCGGGTAAACCGCACGCTCAACGGCCGCTCCATGACGCTGCTGCACCGCGAAACCGACCCCACCAAGCTGCGCCCCAGCCTCGGCCCCATTTTCCAGCTGCACGCCGATGCGCTGCAGTTCATGGAGCAGTACACGGGCATCAAGTACCCGTTTCAGAAGTTTGATTTTGTGGCCATTCCGGATTTTCAGTACGGCGGCATGGAGCACGTCGGGGCCATTGATTACAAGGCCTCGACCATGTTTTTGGACGAGGGCGCCACGCAGGACCAGGTGCTGGCCCGCTCCAACGTCGTTTCGCACGAAACGGCCCACATGTGGTTCGGCGACCTCGTGACCATGCAGTGGTTCAACGACGTGTGGATGAAGGAGGTGTTTGCCAATTTCATGGCCGATAAAATCACCCAAGTGGCCGTCAAAAACTCGAACTACGACCTCAAGTTCGTCATCGACCACTACCCGGCCGCCTACGGCATCGACCGCACGGCCGGCGCCAACCCCATCCGGCAGCCGCTGGCCAACCTGCAGGACGCGGGCTCGCTCTATGGCAACATCATTTACCACAAAGCGCCCATTATGATGCGGCAGCTGGAGCGGCTGATGGGCCCCGAGGCCTTCCAGGCCGGCCTGCAGGAGTACCTGCGCAAGTACGCCCACGGCAACGCCACCTGGCCCGACCTCATCGGCATCCTCGACGCCCGCACGCCCGCCGACCTGCAGGCCTGGAACCAGGTGTGGGTGAACCAGCCCGGCCGGCCGGTATTCAGCTACCGCATCAGCGGCGGCCACGACCAGCGCTACGGCCTGTACGTGACGCAAGCGGCCGAAGACGGCTCCGACCGCCTGTGGCCGCAGGAGTTTGAGGTGCTGGTTGAATCGGCCAGCGGCGAGCAGCAGCAGGTGACGGTGAAGATGGACGGAGCCGAGAAGGGCACCCGCATTCCGTTTTTGCCGAAGCGCATCGTGTTCAATTCCACGGGCGTGGGCTACGGCGTGTTTCCGGTGGCGCCAGCGCTGCTGCCGGACCTCACCGAAATAAAAAGCCCCGTGGCCCGCGCCGCGGCCTACGTCAACCTCTACGAAAACATGCTCAACGGGCAAGCCATCAAGCCGCTGGAGCTGCTCACGATGTATCGCCAGGCCCTCACCCGCGAACCCGAAGAGCTGAACCTGAAGCTGCTCACGGGCCAGGCCAGCGCCATTTTCTGGCAGTTTCTCAGCCCGGCTCGGCGGGCGGCCGTGGGGCCCGGGCTGGAGCAGGACCTGTGGGCCGCCATGCTGAAAAACCCGGCGGCGAATTCCAAAAAACTGCTGTTTAAGACGTACCAATCCGTGGCCCTCACCAAGGCCGCGCAGGCCCGCCTCTACGACATCTGGCAAGCCGAGAAAGCGCCCGCCGGCGTGAAGCTGACCGAGGACGACTACACCGCCCTGGCCCTGGCGCTGGCCGTGCGCGACTACCCGGCCGCGCAGCCCATCCTGCCCCAGCAGCTCACCCGCATCAAAAACGCCGACCGCAAGCAGCGGCTGGAGTTTCTCATGCCCGCCCTCTCGCCCGACGCGGCCACGCGCGACACCTTTTTTGCCAGTTTGAAAGACGAAAAAGGCCGCGACAAGGAAGCCTGGGTGACTTCGGCCCTGGGCTACCTGCACCACCCGTTGCGGCAGGCCACCTCAGAAAAATACCTGCCCGCCAGCCTCGACCTGCTGGAAGAAATTCAGCTTACCGGCGACATTTTCTTCCCCTATTCCTGGCTGCAGGCCACGCTGGGCAGCTACCAGACGCCCACGGCCGCCGCTACCGTGCGAAGCTTCCTGACCGCGCACCCCGACTACAACCCCAAGCTGCGCGCCAAGCTTCTGCAGGCCGCCGACGACCTGTTTCGAGCTGAGAAGTTGGTGCGCTAA
- the pxpB gene encoding 5-oxoprolinase subunit PxpB, with product MTSLSPPPLPPPADVRLFPLGDAAVVLEFGTVISPATHRAIQAVGAYLAQHPFAGLRECVPAFTTLTVYYDLWLLSKNGQPPYETAEKILQELLPAALATEVAAVAAVVEIPVCYGGAFGPDLDAVAAHVRLTPAEVIARHSAPDYLVHMIGFAPGFPYLGGLNERLATPRRAQPRALVPAGSVGIAGAQTGIYSLPTPGGWQLIGRTPRRLFNPEWAQPSLLQAGQRLRFVPIDEAGFYRLQQHEH from the coding sequence GTGACCAGCCTCTCCCCGCCTCCCCTGCCCCCGCCCGCCGACGTGCGGCTGTTTCCGCTGGGCGACGCGGCCGTGGTGCTGGAATTCGGCACGGTCATCAGCCCGGCCACGCACCGCGCCATTCAAGCGGTGGGCGCGTATCTGGCTCAGCACCCGTTTGCCGGGCTGCGCGAGTGTGTGCCGGCTTTCACCACCCTCACGGTGTACTACGACCTGTGGCTGCTGAGCAAAAACGGCCAGCCACCTTACGAAACAGCCGAAAAGATTCTGCAGGAACTGCTCCCCGCGGCGCTTGCTACCGAAGTAGCAGCAGTGGCCGCCGTCGTGGAAATACCCGTGTGCTACGGCGGCGCCTTCGGGCCTGATTTAGACGCGGTGGCCGCCCACGTCCGCCTCACCCCAGCGGAGGTCATTGCCCGCCATTCGGCCCCAGACTACTTGGTGCACATGATAGGCTTTGCGCCCGGCTTCCCCTACCTGGGCGGGCTTAATGAGCGACTGGCTACCCCGCGCCGGGCCCAGCCGCGGGCGCTGGTGCCGGCCGGCTCCGTGGGCATCGCCGGGGCCCAAACCGGCATCTATTCCCTGCCCACGCCGGGCGGCTGGCAGCTCATCGGGCGCACGCCGCGGCGGTTGTTCAACCCCGAATGGGCACAGCCCAGCTTGCTGCAGGCCGGCCAGCGACTGCGCTTCGTGCCGATTGACGAAGCCGGGTTTTACCGCCTTCAGCAGCATGAGCATTAG
- a CDS encoding biotin-dependent carboxyltransferase family protein, whose amino-acid sequence MSISILRPGLLTTVQDLGRHGYQKDGILVSGATDAVSLRVANLLVGNTEDAAGLEITLLGPRLRFDADHLIALTGAHLSPTLDGQPVGLNRPVWVAAGTELAFGTAVAGSRSYLAVAGGLAVAPVLGSRSTYLRAGFGGLEGRALRAGDHLPCAAPSATGRQLMAALAAAAASATWAQARWAPGPALCPVPRASPVVRAVVGPEYGQFSVESQQAFWQQPFTVTPEADRMGYRLQGPTLTRHTAAELLSSAVTFGTVQVPAGGQPILLMADHQTTGGYPRLAQVITADFSVLAQLRPGQTVRFAEVALAEAQALYLAQERRLRALRQAVETRTR is encoded by the coding sequence ATGAGCATTAGCATCTTGCGCCCCGGCCTGCTCACCACCGTGCAGGACCTCGGCCGGCACGGCTACCAGAAAGACGGCATCCTTGTGAGCGGCGCCACGGACGCCGTGTCCCTGCGCGTGGCCAACCTGCTGGTGGGCAACACCGAAGATGCGGCCGGGCTCGAAATCACCCTGCTCGGCCCTCGCCTCCGCTTCGATGCCGACCACCTCATTGCCCTCACCGGCGCGCACCTTTCGCCTACCCTCGACGGCCAACCCGTGGGGTTGAACCGCCCCGTGTGGGTAGCCGCCGGCACCGAACTGGCTTTTGGGACGGCGGTGGCGGGCAGCCGGAGCTACCTGGCCGTGGCGGGCGGCCTGGCGGTGGCGCCGGTGCTGGGCAGCCGCTCTACCTACCTGCGGGCGGGCTTTGGCGGGCTCGAAGGCCGGGCTTTGCGAGCGGGCGACCACCTGCCCTGCGCCGCCCCCAGCGCCACCGGCCGCCAGCTGATGGCTGCGCTGGCTGCGGCAGCCGCTTCGGCCACGTGGGCGCAGGCCCGCTGGGCGCCCGGCCCGGCACTTTGCCCCGTGCCCCGCGCCAGCCCCGTTGTTCGGGCCGTGGTTGGGCCGGAGTATGGGCAGTTTTCGGTGGAAAGCCAGCAGGCTTTCTGGCAGCAGCCATTCACGGTCACGCCTGAAGCCGACCGCATGGGCTACCGGCTGCAAGGCCCGACACTGACGCGACACACCGCTGCCGAGCTGCTTTCCAGCGCCGTCACGTTTGGCACCGTGCAAGTACCAGCCGGCGGGCAGCCCATCCTGCTCATGGCCGACCACCAGACCACAGGAGGCTACCCGCGCCTGGCCCAGGTGATAACGGCCGATTTTTCGGTGCTGGCGCAGCTGCGACCGGGGCAGACCGTGCGGTTTGCCGAGGTTGCGTTGGCCGAAGCGCAGGCGCTGTACCTTGCGCAGGAGCGGCGCCTGCGGGCCTTGCGCCAAGCGGTGGAGACTAGAACAAGGTAG
- a CDS encoding 5-oxoprolinase subunit PxpA — translation MPPTLTVDLNCDMGESFGAWTLGHDAALMPFITSANIACGFHAGDPAMMKQTVRAALRHNVALGAHPGLPDLVGFGRRNLDISAEEAFDMTVYQLGALAAVARAEGGQLHHLKPHGALYNMAATNAALAEAIAEAAYQVQPELVLYGLAGSELTRAGEKLGLRTAHEVFADRTYQANGTLTPRRQPDALITSAEESLAQVLRMVQEGRVRAQQGQDVAIRADTVCLHGDGAHALEFAQRLNQELRQAGVTLQAAGGSAAQ, via the coding sequence ATGCCCCCAACCCTTACCGTTGACCTCAACTGCGACATGGGCGAAAGCTTCGGTGCCTGGACCCTGGGCCACGACGCGGCCCTGATGCCTTTCATCACCTCGGCCAACATTGCCTGTGGTTTTCACGCCGGCGACCCGGCCATGATGAAGCAAACCGTGCGCGCTGCGCTCAGGCACAACGTGGCCCTCGGCGCCCACCCCGGCCTGCCGGATTTAGTGGGTTTTGGGCGGCGCAACCTGGATATTTCGGCCGAAGAGGCTTTTGACATGACGGTGTACCAGCTTGGCGCCCTAGCGGCCGTGGCCCGGGCCGAGGGCGGCCAGCTGCACCACCTCAAGCCCCACGGTGCCCTCTACAACATGGCCGCCACCAACGCCGCCCTGGCCGAAGCCATTGCCGAAGCCGCGTACCAAGTGCAACCTGAGCTGGTGCTCTACGGCCTGGCCGGCTCGGAGCTGACCCGGGCCGGCGAAAAGCTGGGCCTGCGCACCGCCCACGAAGTATTTGCCGACCGCACCTACCAGGCCAACGGCACCCTGACCCCGCGCCGCCAGCCCGATGCCTTAATTACCAGTGCCGAAGAATCCCTGGCCCAGGTGCTGCGCATGGTGCAAGAGGGCCGAGTACGCGCCCAGCAAGGCCAGGACGTAGCCATTCGGGCCGATACCGTGTGCCTGCACGGCGACGGCGCCCACGCCCTGGAGTTTGCCCAGCGCCTCAATCAGGAGCTGCGCCAGGCCGGCGTGACGCTGCAAGCGGCCGGCGGGTCCGCCGCCCAATGA
- a CDS encoding NRAMP family divalent metal transporter has product MKPQPKARWWGGATLGAAFLMANSSIGPGFLTQTTVFTQQLLTSFGFVILLSVLLDIGAQLNTWRILTVSELRAQDLSNKLLPGLGYFLAAMVILGGFAFNIGNIAGCGLGLNVLTGLSFEQGAMISCGVALLLFWVQEVGKMLDGFTKILGTVKILLTLGIAISAHPPVLQALHHTVLPVKISAAAIVTIVGGTVGGYITFSGAHRLLDAGIKGRESQPQVTRSALSGIVISTIMRFVLFLAIVGVLSHGAVLDKDNPAAGVFRSAAGEVGFRVFGVILWSAAISSVVGAGYTSVSFFKTFHPVFERYERVCISVFILLSTAVFVLVGKPAQLLVLAGAVNGLILPIALAIVLVAATSRRLMGTYRHPRWMLAAGWVVVLIMGGLSVPVLVEQVTGLLR; this is encoded by the coding sequence ATGAAGCCGCAGCCCAAAGCCCGCTGGTGGGGCGGGGCCACGCTCGGCGCCGCGTTTTTGATGGCCAACTCGTCCATCGGGCCGGGGTTCCTGACCCAGACCACGGTGTTTACCCAGCAACTGCTCACCAGCTTCGGGTTTGTCATTTTGCTGTCGGTGCTGCTGGACATTGGGGCGCAGCTCAATACCTGGCGCATTCTCACGGTGAGCGAGCTGCGGGCCCAGGATTTGTCAAACAAGCTGCTGCCGGGGCTGGGCTACTTCCTGGCCGCCATGGTGATACTGGGCGGCTTTGCTTTCAACATCGGCAACATTGCCGGCTGCGGCCTGGGCCTGAACGTGCTCACCGGCCTCAGTTTCGAGCAGGGCGCCATGATAAGCTGCGGGGTGGCGCTGCTGCTGTTCTGGGTGCAGGAAGTGGGGAAGATGCTCGACGGCTTTACCAAAATCCTCGGCACCGTCAAGATTCTGCTCACGCTGGGCATTGCCATCAGCGCGCATCCGCCCGTGCTGCAGGCGCTGCACCACACGGTGTTGCCGGTCAAGATTAGCGCGGCGGCCATTGTCACCATTGTGGGCGGCACGGTAGGCGGCTACATCACGTTTTCGGGCGCGCACCGGCTGCTCGACGCAGGCATTAAGGGTCGCGAAAGCCAACCGCAAGTGACGCGCAGCGCCCTCAGCGGCATTGTTATTTCCACCATCATGCGGTTTGTGCTGTTTCTGGCCATTGTGGGCGTGCTCAGCCACGGCGCGGTGCTCGACAAGGACAACCCCGCCGCGGGCGTGTTCCGCTCGGCGGCGGGCGAGGTAGGCTTCCGGGTGTTTGGGGTCATTTTGTGGAGCGCGGCCATATCCTCGGTGGTGGGCGCGGGCTACACGTCGGTGTCGTTTTTCAAGACCTTTCACCCCGTTTTCGAGCGGTATGAGCGGGTGTGCATTTCGGTGTTTATTCTGCTTTCCACGGCGGTGTTTGTGCTGGTGGGCAAGCCCGCCCAGCTGCTGGTGCTGGCCGGGGCCGTGAACGGGCTCATCCTGCCCATTGCGCTGGCCATTGTGCTGGTGGCCGCCACCAGCCGCCGGCTGATGGGCACCTACCGGCACCCGCGCTGGATGCTGGCCGCCGGCTGGGTGGTGGTGCTGATAATGGGCGGCCTGAGCGTGCCCGTGCTGGTAGAGCAGGTGACGGGGCTGCTGCGCTGA
- a CDS encoding NCS1 family nucleobase:cation symporter-1, with product MNTATESAPAPGLTSPDLAPVAPAERTWGTGNYAALWVSMSLCIPTYMLASSLIEGGMNWWQALLTIFLGNTIVLVPMLLNGRAGAQYGIPFPVFARASFGVRGANVPALLRAIIACGWFGIQTWIGGYALYQMAVLWVPGLATLPAVFPASWGLATGPAIVFLLFWVLNMYVVYLGVDSIRKLLVFKAFFLPVAALALLWWAISAGHGLGPILAQPSKFTSSAQFWAFFFPSLTGMVGFWATLSLNIPDFTRYATSQRAQQMGQAIGLPASMTMFSFVGVVVTSATFVIYGKTIWDPVVLAGKFDSKLLVSFAMLAVALSTLATNIAANIVSPANDFANFSPERISFKTGGYITGVIGLLIFPWKLIADPSGYIFTWLVGYSGLLGPIGGIMIADYYLIRRQQLDVPDLYRYHGRYGYRNGVNRAAMLALIIGILPNVPGFLTAIGVLEKGAVWPGLVAVYNYAWFVGFLVSGGVYLLLMRAQTAGQPAPHGPEAAIPNSSPSLAQ from the coding sequence ATGAACACCGCTACTGAATCTGCTCCCGCCCCCGGCCTTACCAGCCCCGACCTGGCGCCCGTGGCGCCCGCCGAGCGCACTTGGGGCACCGGCAACTACGCCGCCCTCTGGGTCAGCATGAGCCTGTGCATCCCCACTTACATGCTGGCCAGCTCGCTCATCGAGGGCGGCATGAACTGGTGGCAGGCCCTGCTCACCATTTTCCTGGGCAACACCATTGTGCTGGTGCCCATGCTCTTGAATGGTCGGGCCGGCGCGCAGTACGGCATTCCGTTTCCGGTGTTTGCGCGGGCCAGCTTCGGGGTGCGCGGGGCCAACGTGCCGGCGCTGCTGCGGGCCATCATTGCCTGCGGCTGGTTCGGCATTCAGACGTGGATAGGCGGCTACGCGCTGTATCAGATGGCGGTGCTGTGGGTGCCGGGGCTGGCCACGCTGCCGGCCGTTTTTCCGGCCAGTTGGGGGCTGGCCACGGGGCCGGCCATCGTGTTTCTGCTGTTTTGGGTGCTGAACATGTACGTGGTGTACCTGGGCGTCGACAGCATCCGGAAGCTGCTTGTTTTCAAGGCATTTTTCTTGCCGGTGGCGGCGCTGGCGCTGCTGTGGTGGGCCATCTCGGCCGGGCACGGGCTGGGGCCCATTCTGGCGCAGCCGAGCAAGTTCACGTCCAGCGCACAGTTCTGGGCGTTTTTCTTTCCCTCGCTCACGGGCATGGTGGGCTTCTGGGCCACGCTCTCGCTCAACATTCCGGACTTCACGCGCTACGCCACCAGCCAGCGCGCCCAGCAGATGGGCCAGGCCATTGGCCTGCCCGCATCCATGACCATGTTTTCGTTCGTGGGCGTGGTCGTGACCTCGGCCACGTTCGTCATCTACGGCAAAACCATCTGGGACCCGGTGGTGCTGGCCGGCAAGTTCGACAGCAAGCTGCTGGTGAGCTTCGCCATGCTGGCCGTGGCCCTGAGCACGCTGGCCACCAACATTGCGGCCAACATCGTGAGCCCGGCCAACGACTTCGCCAACTTCTCGCCCGAGCGCATCAGCTTCAAAACCGGCGGCTACATCACCGGCGTTATCGGCCTGCTAATCTTCCCCTGGAAGCTGATTGCCGACCCGTCGGGCTATATTTTCACCTGGCTGGTGGGCTACTCGGGGCTGCTCGGGCCCATCGGCGGCATCATGATAGCCGACTACTACCTCATCCGCCGCCAGCAGCTCGACGTGCCCGACCTGTACCGGTACCACGGCCGCTACGGCTACCGCAACGGCGTGAACCGCGCGGCCATGCTGGCGCTCATCATCGGCATTCTGCCCAACGTGCCGGGTTTCCTCACCGCCATTGGCGTGCTGGAGAAGGGCGCGGTGTGGCCGGGGCTGGTGGCGGTGTACAACTACGCGTGGTTTGTGGGTTTCCTGGTGTCGGGCGGCGTTTATTTGCTGCTGATGCGGGCCCAAACCGCCGGCCAACCCGCGCCGCACGGCCCGGAAGCCGCCATTCCCAATTCCTCACCTTCGCTTGCTCAATAA
- the msrB gene encoding peptide-methionine (R)-S-oxide reductase MsrB, which yields MLRWKDVLTYAKYGNPEPPRRVRHPETEWTRLLTPLQYQVLRQHATEPPYRNVYCRSYAPGRYACAGCGSLLFEAEEKYHAISGWPSFRQPAARSAIAYFFDESFSMQRIEARCNVCEGHLGHVFADGPEPSGLRYCMNSASLVKLDVATETTNEPAGSSG from the coding sequence ATGCTGCGCTGGAAAGACGTCCTCACCTACGCCAAATACGGCAACCCCGAACCGCCCCGCCGCGTCCGGCATCCGGAAACCGAATGGACCCGCTTGCTCACGCCCCTGCAGTATCAGGTGCTGCGCCAGCACGCCACCGAGCCGCCCTACCGCAACGTCTACTGCCGCAGCTACGCGCCCGGTCGCTACGCCTGCGCCGGCTGCGGCAGCCTCCTTTTCGAGGCAGAGGAGAAGTACCACGCCATTTCGGGCTGGCCCAGCTTCCGGCAGCCTGCGGCCCGCAGCGCCATTGCGTATTTCTTCGATGAGAGCTTCAGCATGCAGCGCATTGAGGCGCGCTGCAACGTGTGCGAAGGTCACTTAGGCCACGTTTTCGCCGATGGGCCCGAGCCAAGCGGGCTACGCTACTGCATGAATTCAGCCAGCTTGGTGAAGCTGGATGTTGCCACCGAGACAACGAATGAACCGGCGGGCTCGTCTGGCTAA